In Enterobacter sp. 638, a single window of DNA contains:
- a CDS encoding ATP-dependent DNA helicase, protein MADDFAAEGQLAQAIPGFKPREPQRHMAEAVTRAIQNTQPLVVEAGTGTGKTYAYLAPALRAKKKVIISTGSKALQDQLYSRDLPTVAKALKYKGRLALLKGRSNYLCLERLEAQALAGGDLPVQTLSDVIILRAWANQTTDGDISTCASVAEDSQAWPLVTSTNDNCLGSDCPVYKDCFVVKARKTAMDADVVVVNHHLFLADMVVKDSGFGELIPEAEVMIFDEAHQLPDIASQYFGQSLSSRQLQDLAKDFTIAYRTELRDTQQLQKCADRLAQSAQDFRLQLGEPGFRGNLRELLADSNIQRALLLLDDALELCYDVAKLSLGRSALLDAAFERATLYRTRLKRLKETNQPGFSYWYECTARQFTLALTPLTVADKFKEVMAQKPGSWIFTSATLSVNDDLHHFTERLGIENTESLLLPSPFDYQTQALLCVPRNLPLPNQPGAARHLAAMLKPMIEANNGRCFMLCTSHAMMRDLAEQFRATMTLPVLLQGETSKGQLLQQFVTAGNALLVATSSFWEGVDVRGDALSLVIIDKLPFTSPDDPLLKARMEDCRLRGGDPFDDVQLPDAVITLKQGVGRLIRDIDDRGVLVICDNRLVMRPYGATFLASLPPAPRTRDINRAVRFLANPPAE, encoded by the coding sequence GTGGCAGACGATTTTGCAGCAGAAGGCCAGTTAGCGCAGGCGATTCCCGGTTTCAAGCCGCGTGAGCCACAACGGCACATGGCGGAAGCGGTAACCCGCGCCATTCAAAACACCCAGCCCCTGGTAGTTGAGGCGGGAACCGGCACGGGCAAAACGTATGCCTATCTCGCGCCGGCGTTGCGTGCAAAAAAGAAAGTGATCATCTCTACCGGCTCGAAAGCGTTGCAGGATCAGCTCTACAGTCGCGATTTGCCGACGGTGGCCAAAGCGCTGAAATACAAAGGCCGTCTGGCGCTGCTAAAAGGCCGCTCAAACTATCTCTGTCTGGAGCGCCTCGAAGCGCAGGCTCTTGCTGGTGGTGACCTGCCGGTACAAACCCTCAGCGACGTGATTATTCTGCGCGCGTGGGCGAATCAAACCACCGACGGGGACATCAGCACTTGTGCGAGCGTCGCAGAAGATTCTCAGGCGTGGCCGTTGGTCACCAGCACCAACGATAACTGCCTTGGCAGCGACTGCCCAGTGTATAAAGATTGTTTTGTCGTCAAAGCGCGTAAAACCGCGATGGACGCCGACGTGGTGGTGGTTAACCACCACTTATTCCTGGCGGATATGGTGGTTAAAGACAGCGGCTTTGGTGAACTGATCCCCGAGGCGGAAGTGATGATCTTTGATGAAGCGCATCAGTTACCGGATATCGCCAGCCAGTATTTCGGTCAGTCGCTGTCCAGCCGTCAGCTGCAGGATCTGGCTAAAGATTTCACCATTGCCTACCGCACCGAATTACGGGATACCCAGCAGTTGCAGAAATGCGCCGATCGTCTCGCGCAAAGCGCGCAGGATTTCCGCCTGCAACTCGGTGAACCGGGTTTTCGCGGTAACCTACGAGAACTGCTGGCTGACAGCAATATTCAACGCGCGCTGTTGCTTCTCGATGACGCGCTGGAGTTGTGCTACGACGTGGCTAAACTATCGCTTGGCCGCAGCGCCTTGCTGGATGCGGCATTTGAACGCGCCACGCTCTATCGCACGCGTCTGAAACGCCTGAAAGAGACCAACCAGCCCGGTTTTAGCTACTGGTACGAATGCACCGCTCGCCAGTTCACGCTCGCCCTGACGCCGCTGACCGTGGCGGATAAATTCAAAGAAGTGATGGCCCAGAAACCGGGCAGCTGGATTTTCACCTCCGCCACGCTGTCGGTGAATGACGATCTCCATCACTTCACCGAACGTCTGGGCATTGAAAACACAGAATCACTGTTGCTGCCTAGCCCGTTTGATTACCAAACGCAGGCGTTACTGTGCGTCCCACGTAATTTGCCGCTGCCCAATCAACCGGGCGCCGCGCGGCATTTGGCGGCGATGCTTAAGCCGATGATCGAAGCCAACAATGGCCGCTGCTTTATGCTGTGCACGTCGCACGCGATGATGCGCGACCTGGCGGAACAGTTTCGCGCCACGATGACGCTGCCTGTCCTGTTACAGGGAGAAACCAGCAAAGGTCAACTTCTGCAGCAGTTCGTCACCGCCGGTAACGCATTGCTGGTGGCGACCAGCAGCTTCTGGGAAGGGGTGGACGTGCGCGGCGACGCGCTGTCGCTGGTCATTATCGACAAATTACCGTTCACCTCTCCTGACGACCCGCTGCTCAAAGCGCGCATGGAAGATTGCCGTCTACGTGGCGGCGACCCGTTTGATGACGTGCAGTTGCCGGATGCGGTGATCACCCTGAAACAGGGCGTTGGACGTCTGATTCGTGATATCGATGACCGCGGCGTGCTGGTTATTTGCGACAACCGTCTGGTGATGCGTCCATACGGCGCGACGTTTCTGGCGAGTTTGCCGCCCGCGCCACGCACCCGCGACATCAATCGTGCCGTGCGTTTCCTGGCGAATCCACCGGCGGAGTAA
- the manX gene encoding PTS mannose transporter subunit IIAB — MTIAIVIGTHGWAAEQLLKTAEMLLGEQENVGWIDFVPGENAETLIEKYTAQLEKLDTRSGVLFLVDTWGGSPFNAASRIVVDKEHHEVVAGVNIPMLVETLMARDDNPSFDELVALAVETGREGVKALKAQPVEKPAPVAAAVKAATPAKPMGPNDYMIIGLARIDDRLIHGQVATRWTKETNVKRIIVVSDEVAADTVRKTLLTQVAPPGVTAHVVDVAKMIRVYNNPKYAGERVMLLFTNPTDVERVVEGGVNITTVNIGGIAFRQGKTQVNNAISVDEKDIEAFKKLNARGIELEARKVSTDQKLKMMDLIGKVGK; from the coding sequence GTGACCATTGCTATTGTGATAGGCACACATGGTTGGGCTGCAGAGCAGTTACTCAAAACGGCAGAAATGCTGTTGGGTGAACAGGAAAACGTGGGCTGGATCGATTTCGTTCCAGGTGAAAACGCGGAAACGCTAATCGAGAAATATACGGCTCAACTGGAGAAGCTGGATACTCGCTCAGGCGTGCTGTTTCTCGTCGATACATGGGGTGGCAGCCCGTTCAATGCCGCCAGCCGCATTGTCGTCGATAAAGAGCATCATGAGGTCGTTGCAGGCGTCAATATTCCCATGCTCGTGGAAACGTTGATGGCCCGTGATGACAATCCGAGTTTCGACGAGCTGGTCGCACTGGCTGTCGAAACAGGCCGTGAAGGCGTAAAAGCCCTCAAAGCACAACCGGTAGAGAAACCCGCTCCGGTCGCTGCCGCGGTCAAAGCCGCCACCCCTGCTAAACCGATGGGACCGAACGATTACATGATTATCGGGCTTGCCCGTATCGATGACCGTTTGATCCACGGCCAGGTCGCAACGCGTTGGACGAAAGAAACCAACGTCAAACGCATCATTGTTGTCAGTGATGAAGTCGCCGCCGATACCGTACGTAAAACACTTCTTACCCAGGTTGCTCCTCCGGGCGTTACCGCGCACGTCGTGGATGTCGCCAAAATGATCCGCGTTTACAACAACCCGAAATACGCGGGCGAGCGTGTGATGCTGCTGTTTACCAACCCGACCGATGTCGAACGCGTGGTTGAAGGCGGCGTGAACATCACCACGGTGAACATTGGCGGGATCGCTTTCCGTCAGGGTAAAACTCAGGTCAACAATGCGATTTCAGTCGACGAAAAAGATATCGAAGCATTCAAAAAATTGAATGCGCGCGGTATTGAGTTGGAAGCCCGTAAGGTTTCCACCGATCAGAAACTGAAAATGATGGATTTGATCGGCAAAGTTGGGAAATAG
- a CDS encoding cyclic diguanylate phosphodiesterase yields MQTAQRIIKKYRQKRVIVCVMVALLTLILTLGIRFISQRNLNQERIQAFATHSVTALDKILLPLQNGRDELQSLVGVPCSEAHLMLRKRAATLQTVRSITLVKEGILYCSSIFGDRNVQIRLTQPALPSSQPQLILSTDQSLLKGSPILIQWYPVSDAGEDGVMQVVNIDLITKMMLEPQSPLITDVSLKVGDKFLRDGQSVTDTLNVPEDTMILRQTSAHFPFTILVSGPGASELALKNLPSELPLAVLISLLLGYIAWLATASRMSFTWEINLGLAAREFELFCQPLLNARTQKCVGVEILLRWNNPRQGWISPDVFIPLAEEHNLIVPLTRYVMTETVRQIGYFPANKGFHIGINVAASHFRNGTLLRDLNRYWFSAHPKQQLIVELTERDALLDGDYRLVRELHRKEVKLAIDDFGTGNSSLSWLEKLRPDVLKIDKSFTMALGTDAVNSTVTDIIIALGQRLNIELVAEGVETQEQARYLRHHGVNTLQGFLYARPMPLKDFPKWLAESSPPPAQRNKPILRIMPLR; encoded by the coding sequence ATGCAAACTGCACAAAGGATCATAAAAAAATATCGCCAAAAACGCGTTATCGTCTGTGTGATGGTGGCACTTCTTACGCTCATTTTGACGTTGGGCATCCGCTTTATTTCACAGCGCAATTTAAATCAGGAACGCATCCAGGCCTTTGCGACCCATTCCGTCACAGCGCTGGATAAGATTCTGCTTCCGTTACAAAACGGGCGCGATGAGTTGCAATCACTGGTCGGTGTCCCCTGCTCTGAGGCTCATCTAATGCTGCGTAAACGGGCGGCGACGTTGCAAACGGTGCGTTCGATTACGCTCGTTAAAGAGGGCATTCTGTATTGCTCCAGTATTTTTGGCGACCGTAACGTCCAGATACGCCTGACTCAACCTGCGTTACCTTCCAGTCAGCCTCAGCTCATCTTATCTACCGACCAGTCGTTGCTCAAAGGCAGCCCCATTTTAATTCAATGGTATCCCGTGTCTGACGCCGGAGAAGACGGTGTCATGCAGGTAGTGAATATCGATCTCATCACCAAAATGATGCTTGAGCCGCAGAGTCCGCTGATCACCGACGTCAGCCTGAAAGTGGGAGATAAATTTCTTCGCGATGGTCAAAGCGTCACCGATACGCTGAACGTGCCTGAAGACACCATGATTCTGCGCCAGACCTCTGCGCATTTCCCTTTTACTATCCTGGTCAGTGGCCCTGGCGCCAGTGAGCTGGCGTTGAAAAACTTGCCCTCAGAGCTTCCGCTGGCGGTATTGATAAGCCTGCTGCTGGGCTATATAGCCTGGCTTGCCACCGCCAGCCGGATGAGCTTTACCTGGGAGATCAATCTCGGATTAGCCGCGCGGGAATTTGAGCTTTTTTGCCAGCCGTTACTCAATGCCCGCACGCAAAAATGCGTCGGCGTGGAGATCCTTTTGCGCTGGAATAATCCCCGTCAGGGCTGGATATCCCCGGACGTGTTTATTCCGCTGGCGGAAGAACATAATTTGATTGTTCCCCTGACGCGCTACGTGATGACCGAAACGGTCCGCCAGATTGGCTATTTCCCTGCCAACAAAGGGTTTCATATTGGCATTAACGTAGCGGCCAGCCATTTTCGCAACGGTACCTTGCTGCGTGATCTGAATCGTTATTGGTTCAGCGCGCATCCAAAACAACAGTTAATCGTTGAACTTACCGAGCGCGATGCCCTGCTGGACGGGGATTATCGCCTGGTTCGCGAGTTGCATCGCAAAGAGGTGAAACTTGCCATCGATGATTTTGGTACCGGAAACAGCTCCCTGTCATGGTTAGAGAAATTGCGCCCTGACGTGCTCAAAATTGATAAGTCTTTCACGATGGCATTGGGAACGGACGCGGTGAATTCCACGGTGACGGATATTATTATCGCATTGGGTCAACGGCTAAATATTGAGCTGGTGGCGGAAGGCGTGGAAACACAGGAACAGGCACGTTATTTGCGCCATCACGGAGTGAATACGTTACAGGGATTTTTGTATGCGCGGCCGATGCCGCTCAAGGATTTTCCGAAATGGCTGGCGGAGAGTTCACCTCCGCCAGCGCAGCGTAACAAGCCTATTTTGAGAATTATGCCGTTACGTTAA
- a CDS encoding YoaH family protein translates to MFAGLPSLSHEQQQKAVERIQELMTQGMSSGEAITTVAQEIRATHTGERIVALFDDEDDEE, encoded by the coding sequence ATGTTTGCAGGTTTACCTTCCCTGAGCCACGAACAGCAGCAAAAAGCGGTAGAGCGAATTCAGGAACTCATGACCCAGGGCATGAGTAGCGGAGAGGCCATTACAACGGTGGCTCAGGAAATTCGCGCCACCCACACCGGCGAGCGGATAGTGGCGCTTTTTGATGATGAAGACGACGAAGAGTAA
- the pabB gene encoding aminodeoxychorismate synthase component 1, which produces MPHMKTLPPTVITLPWRHDAAEFWFTRLSPLPWAMLLHSGYADHPYSRFDILVADPLTTLVTEGDITRITSARSRFSHEDPLTLLEHEIHALALPTDSHPDLPFQGGALGLFGYDLGRRFETLPNMAQNDILLPDMAVGLYDWAIIVDHHKKVVSLLSHSDVNARLAWLDAQPVPETAEFSLTSAWRSNMSAEDYAEKFGQVQAYLHSGDCYQVNLAQRFQATYRGDEWQAFKHLNANNRAPFSAFLRLEQGAILSQSPERFIHLADGAIQTRPIKGTLPRLPDPEADREQAEKLAASPKDRAENLMIVDLMRNDIGRVAVPGSVRVPELFVVEPFPAVHHLVSTITAQLPASRSACDLLRAAFPGGSITGAPKVRAMQIIDELEPHRRNAWCGSIGYVSVCGTMDTSITIRTLTACDGQLYCSAGGGIVADSQVDAEYQETFDKVNRILQQLES; this is translated from the coding sequence ATGCCACACATGAAGACATTACCCCCCACTGTCATTACATTGCCGTGGCGCCATGACGCCGCCGAATTCTGGTTTACGCGCTTAAGCCCTCTCCCCTGGGCAATGCTGCTGCATTCCGGGTACGCGGATCATCCTTATAGCCGCTTTGATATTCTGGTGGCTGACCCACTGACGACACTGGTCACCGAGGGTGATATCACGCGCATTACCTCTGCGCGCTCTCGTTTTTCTCATGAAGATCCGCTGACGTTACTTGAACACGAGATCCACGCGCTGGCACTGCCTACGGATTCCCATCCTGACCTGCCTTTTCAGGGCGGGGCGCTGGGCCTTTTTGGTTACGATTTGGGTCGTCGGTTCGAAACGCTGCCTAATATGGCGCAGAATGATATTTTGCTGCCGGATATGGCGGTGGGGTTGTATGACTGGGCAATCATTGTCGATCACCACAAAAAAGTGGTTTCGCTTCTCAGCCATTCGGACGTAAATGCCCGACTGGCATGGCTTGACGCACAACCCGTGCCCGAGACGGCTGAGTTTTCGCTAACGTCTGCGTGGCGCTCAAATATGAGCGCCGAGGACTATGCTGAAAAGTTCGGGCAGGTTCAGGCGTATTTACACAGCGGTGACTGCTATCAGGTAAATCTCGCCCAACGATTCCAGGCCACGTATCGCGGTGATGAATGGCAGGCGTTTAAGCATTTAAACGCGAACAATCGTGCGCCGTTCAGCGCGTTTCTGCGCCTGGAACAGGGCGCAATCCTGAGTCAGTCGCCAGAGCGTTTTATACATCTGGCTGATGGAGCCATTCAGACGCGCCCGATTAAGGGCACGCTTCCGCGTCTGCCAGACCCCGAAGCCGATCGCGAGCAGGCCGAAAAATTGGCCGCATCCCCGAAAGATCGTGCCGAGAATCTGATGATTGTCGATTTAATGCGTAACGATATTGGGCGTGTTGCGGTGCCGGGGAGCGTACGCGTCCCGGAACTGTTTGTCGTGGAGCCGTTCCCGGCGGTTCATCATCTGGTCAGCACCATTACAGCCCAGCTTCCTGCCAGCCGTTCCGCCTGCGATCTGCTGCGCGCGGCGTTTCCTGGCGGATCAATCACCGGTGCCCCAAAAGTCCGTGCGATGCAAATTATCGACGAACTGGAGCCGCATCGTCGTAACGCCTGGTGCGGAAGCATTGGTTATGTGAGCGTGTGCGGCACCATGGACACCAGCATTACCATTCGTACCCTGACGGCCTGCGACGGACAACTCTATTGTTCCGCAGGGGGCGGCATCGTGGCCGACAGTCAGGTCGATGCTGAATATCAGGAAACGTTTGATAAAGTAAACCGCATCCTGCAACAACTGGAGAGCTAA
- the yoaE gene encoding CNNM family cation transport protein YoaE, whose amino-acid sequence MEFLMDPSIWVGLLTLVVLEIVLGIDNLVFIAILADKLPPKQRDKARLIGLSLALIMRLALLSVISWMVTLTKPLFTVWDFTFSGRDLIMLVGGLFLLFKATTELHERLENRQHDDGHGKGYASFWVVVMQIVVLDAVFSLDAVITAVGMVNHLPVMMAAVIIAMAVMLLASKPLTRFVNEHPTVVVLCLSFLLMIGLSLVAEGFGFHIPKGYLYAAIGFSIIIELFNQIASRNFIKQQSNQPLRARTADAILRLMGGRRQSVQPESAGNAPVPVPVGAFVEQERYMINGVLSLASRSLRGIMTPRGEISWVDANLSVDEIRQQLLSSPHSLFPVCRGELDEIIGVVRAKEILVGLEEGVNVEAIAAATPAIVVPETLDPINLLSVLRRARGSFVIVTNEFGVVQGLVTPLDVLEAIAGEFPDADETPEIVADGDGWLVKGATDLHALQHTLGLDNIINDEEDIATVAGLVIAINGQIPRTGDILELPPLQITIVEANDYRVDLVRIVKEQSAHDDEE is encoded by the coding sequence ATGGAATTCTTAATGGACCCGTCAATCTGGGTGGGATTACTCACGCTGGTTGTGCTCGAAATTGTTCTCGGTATCGACAACCTGGTGTTCATCGCCATCCTCGCGGATAAGCTGCCGCCAAAACAGCGCGACAAAGCGCGTTTAATCGGTCTTTCGCTGGCGCTGATCATGCGTCTTGCGCTGCTATCCGTTATTTCGTGGATGGTCACGCTGACCAAGCCGCTGTTCACCGTCTGGGATTTCACTTTCTCCGGTCGCGACCTGATCATGCTGGTGGGGGGCCTTTTCCTGCTCTTCAAAGCGACGACGGAGTTGCATGAGCGGCTGGAAAACCGGCAACACGACGATGGTCACGGCAAGGGCTATGCGAGTTTTTGGGTCGTCGTCATGCAGATTGTGGTGCTTGATGCCGTCTTCTCACTGGATGCGGTGATTACTGCGGTCGGCATGGTTAACCATCTGCCGGTGATGATGGCTGCGGTCATTATCGCGATGGCCGTGATGCTGCTGGCTTCTAAGCCGCTGACGCGTTTTGTGAACGAACATCCAACAGTGGTTGTCCTGTGTTTAAGCTTCCTGTTGATGATTGGCCTGAGTCTGGTCGCTGAAGGTTTTGGCTTCCATATTCCGAAAGGCTACCTGTACGCCGCAATTGGTTTCTCGATTATTATCGAGCTGTTCAACCAGATTGCGAGCCGTAACTTCATCAAGCAGCAGTCTAACCAACCGCTGCGCGCCCGCACCGCCGACGCCATTTTGCGTCTGATGGGGGGCCGTCGTCAGTCTGTGCAGCCTGAATCTGCGGGTAATGCCCCGGTTCCTGTGCCGGTTGGCGCTTTTGTCGAACAAGAACGTTACATGATTAACGGCGTGCTTTCGCTGGCGTCCCGTTCACTGCGCGGCATCATGACGCCACGAGGTGAAATCAGCTGGGTTGACGCCAATCTGAGCGTGGACGAAATCCGTCAGCAATTGCTGTCATCACCACACAGCCTGTTCCCGGTGTGTCGTGGCGAACTGGACGAAATCATCGGAGTGGTTCGCGCTAAAGAGATACTGGTCGGTCTGGAAGAGGGCGTGAACGTCGAAGCGATTGCCGCCGCAACGCCAGCGATTGTGGTTCCGGAAACGCTGGACCCTATCAACCTGCTTAGCGTTCTGCGTCGTGCTCGCGGTAGCTTTGTTATCGTGACCAACGAATTTGGTGTGGTGCAAGGTCTTGTGACGCCGCTGGACGTGCTCGAAGCGATCGCGGGTGAGTTCCCGGATGCCGATGAAACGCCAGAAATCGTTGCGGATGGCGACGGTTGGCTGGTTAAAGGCGCGACGGACCTGCATGCGCTGCAGCACACGTTGGGTCTTGATAACATCATTAATGATGAAGAAGACATCGCTACGGTTGCGGGCTTGGTCATTGCCATCAATGGGCAGATCCCGCGTACGGGCGATATCCTTGAGCTTCCACCGCTACAAATCACGATCGTGGAAGCGAATGATTATCGCGTTGACCTGGTGCGTATTGTTAAAGAACAGTCTGCCCACGACGACGAAGAGTAA
- the sdaA gene encoding L-serine ammonia-lyase codes for MISIFDMFKVGIGPSSSHTVGPMKAGKQFVDDLVEKGLLESITRVAVDVYGSLSLTGKGHHTDIAIIMGLAGNMPDTVDIDAIPAFIRDVETRGRLLLAKGQHEVDFPQDDGMRFRSDNLSLHENGMQIHAFNGDNVVYSKTYYSIGGGFIVDEEHFGKDAKGDVNVPYPFKSAKEMLDYCHETGLSLSGMVMQNELALHSKSEIEAYFGNVWATMQACIDRGINTEGVLPGPLRVPRRASALRRMLVTTDKFSNDPMNVIDWVNMFALAVNEENAAGGRVVTAPTNGACGIVPAVLAYYDHFIEPVTADIYIRYFLAAGAVGALYKMNASISGAEVGCQGEVGVACSMAAAGLAELLGASPEQVCVAAEIGMEHNLGLTCDPVAGQVQVPCIERNAIASVKAINATRMAMRRTSEPRVSLDKVIETMYETGKDMNAKYRETSRGGLAIKVQCD; via the coding sequence GTGATTAGTATATTCGACATGTTCAAAGTGGGGATTGGTCCATCTTCTTCCCACACTGTAGGGCCGATGAAGGCCGGTAAACAGTTCGTCGATGATCTGGTCGAAAAAGGATTACTGGAAAGCATTACCCGTGTAGCTGTAGATGTTTACGGTTCGCTGTCATTGACGGGTAAAGGCCACCACACCGATATCGCCATTATTATGGGTCTGGCTGGAAATATGCCGGACACCGTTGATATTGACGCCATTCCGGCGTTCATTCGAGACGTAGAAACACGCGGTCGCCTGCTGCTGGCAAAAGGTCAGCACGAAGTGGATTTCCCGCAGGACGACGGTATGCGTTTTCGCAGTGATAACCTGTCACTGCATGAGAACGGAATGCAGATCCACGCCTTTAACGGCGACAACGTGGTTTACAGCAAAACCTATTACTCTATCGGCGGCGGTTTTATCGTCGATGAAGAGCACTTTGGAAAAGACGCTAAGGGCGACGTTAACGTGCCGTATCCGTTCAAATCCGCCAAAGAGATGCTGGATTATTGCCACGAAACCGGCTTGTCCCTTTCCGGAATGGTGATGCAAAACGAACTGGCATTGCACAGCAAAAGCGAAATTGAAGCCTATTTCGGCAACGTCTGGGCAACCATGCAGGCGTGTATCGACCGGGGAATTAACACCGAAGGCGTGTTGCCAGGTCCGCTGCGCGTTCCGCGACGTGCGTCAGCGCTGCGTCGTATGCTGGTCACCACGGACAAATTCTCCAACGATCCGATGAATGTGATCGATTGGGTGAATATGTTTGCGTTGGCGGTAAACGAAGAAAACGCTGCAGGCGGCCGTGTGGTCACCGCGCCAACAAACGGCGCATGCGGTATCGTCCCGGCAGTTCTGGCTTATTACGATCACTTTATCGAACCGGTCACCGCAGATATTTACATCCGCTACTTCCTCGCAGCGGGTGCTGTTGGCGCGCTGTATAAAATGAACGCGTCTATCTCTGGTGCTGAAGTAGGCTGTCAGGGTGAAGTGGGTGTGGCATGTTCAATGGCGGCGGCAGGTCTGGCTGAGCTGCTAGGCGCAAGCCCGGAACAGGTTTGTGTGGCAGCTGAGATCGGCATGGAGCATAACCTGGGTCTGACGTGCGACCCGGTTGCCGGACAGGTACAGGTTCCGTGTATCGAGCGTAACGCAATTGCGTCCGTTAAGGCGATCAATGCCACACGCATGGCGATGCGCCGTACCAGTGAGCCCCGCGTTTCGCTGGATAAAGTGATCGAAACCATGTACGAAACCGGTAAAGACATGAACGCTAAATACCGTGAAACCTCCCGCGGTGGTCTGGCGATCAAAGTGCAGTGTGACTAA
- a CDS encoding CoA pyrophosphatase has protein sequence METHDLTLDDFLSRFQLLRPKMSRDVLNRRQAAVLIPLVRREQPGLLLTKRASHMRKHPGQVAFPGGAVDSTDASLIAAALREAHEEVAIPPEVVEIIGVLPPVDSVTGFQVTPVVGIIPPDLHYHASEEEVAAVFEMPLSEALRLSRYHPLDIQRRGHDHRVWLSWYQHYFVWGMTAGIIRELALQIGMKP, from the coding sequence ATGGAGACTCACGATTTAACTCTGGACGATTTTTTGTCGCGTTTTCAGCTCTTGCGCCCGAAGATGAGTCGCGACGTGTTAAACCGCCGACAAGCCGCGGTGTTGATCCCGCTGGTGCGTCGCGAACAGCCAGGCCTATTACTCACCAAACGCGCATCCCACATGCGTAAGCACCCGGGTCAGGTGGCGTTTCCCGGTGGTGCGGTGGATTCAACAGATGCATCGTTGATTGCCGCCGCGCTGCGAGAAGCTCACGAAGAGGTCGCCATTCCACCGGAAGTGGTTGAAATTATTGGCGTGCTACCGCCCGTGGATAGCGTGACCGGATTTCAGGTCACCCCTGTCGTAGGCATTATTCCGCCCGATCTGCATTATCACGCGAGTGAAGAAGAAGTCGCCGCCGTATTCGAAATGCCCCTCAGCGAAGCGCTGCGTTTGAGCCGCTATCATCCGCTGGATATTCAACGTCGTGGGCACGATCACCGCGTGTGGTTATCCTGGTATCAGCATTATTTTGTTTGGGGCATGACGGCGGGGATTATTCGCGAGCTGGCCCTGCAAATTGGAATGAAGCCTTAA
- a CDS encoding RidA family protein: MTILRIDAEARWSDVVVHNQTIYYTGVPENLDADAFEQTANTLAQIDAMLEKLGSEKSRILDATIFLANKDDFAAMNKAWDAWVVAGHAPVRCTVQATLMKPEYKVEIKIIAAV, translated from the coding sequence ATGACAATTTTGCGCATTGATGCCGAAGCCCGCTGGTCTGACGTCGTCGTACATAACCAAACCATTTACTACACTGGCGTACCGGAAAATCTGGACGCAGACGCATTTGAGCAAACCGCCAATACACTGGCACAAATTGATGCCATGCTGGAAAAACTGGGCAGCGAAAAGTCGCGGATTTTGGATGCGACGATTTTCCTGGCAAACAAAGACGATTTTGCAGCGATGAACAAAGCCTGGGATGCGTGGGTTGTGGCGGGTCACGCGCCTGTACGTTGTACCGTACAGGCCACGCTGATGAAGCCGGAATACAAGGTCGAGATCAAAATCATCGCGGCGGTTTAA
- a CDS encoding PTS mannose/fructose/sorbose transporter subunit IIC: MEITTLQIVLVFIVACIAGMESVLDEFQFHRPLVACTLIGAVLGDMKTGIIIGGTLEMIALGWMNIGAAVAPDAALASIISTVLVIAGHQNIGAGIALAIPLAAAGQVLTIIVRTITVAFQHAADKAADSGNLTALSWIHVSSLFLQAMRIAIPAVIVAISVGTSEVQGLLNAIPEVVTGGLNIAGGMIVVVGYAMVINMMRAGYLMPFFYLGFVTAAFTNFNLVALGVIGAVMAILYIQLSPKYNRVAGAPAQAPGSNDLDNELD; the protein is encoded by the coding sequence ATGGAGATTACCACTCTTCAGATTGTGCTGGTGTTCATCGTCGCGTGTATTGCGGGTATGGAATCCGTACTTGATGAATTTCAGTTCCACCGTCCTCTGGTGGCCTGTACGTTGATTGGCGCCGTTCTTGGCGATATGAAAACCGGTATTATCATCGGTGGTACGCTGGAAATGATCGCCCTAGGCTGGATGAACATCGGTGCGGCGGTTGCGCCTGATGCCGCACTGGCGTCCATTATTTCTACCGTTCTGGTTATTGCCGGACACCAAAACATCGGTGCGGGTATCGCCCTGGCAATTCCACTGGCCGCAGCGGGCCAGGTTCTGACCATTATCGTTCGTACCATTACCGTTGCTTTCCAGCATGCGGCAGATAAAGCGGCGGATAGCGGAAATCTGACGGCCCTTTCGTGGATCCACGTTTCATCGCTGTTCCTCCAGGCAATGCGTATTGCGATTCCTGCGGTTATCGTGGCAATTTCTGTGGGTACCAGCGAAGTCCAGGGTCTGTTGAACGCCATTCCTGAAGTGGTGACCGGCGGCCTGAACATCGCGGGTGGCATGATTGTCGTGGTCGGTTACGCGATGGTCATCAACATGATGCGCGCAGGCTACCTGATGCCGTTCTTCTACCTCGGTTTTGTGACTGCGGCCTTCACCAACTTCAACCTGGTTGCACTGGGTGTGATTGGTGCAGTGATGGCGATTCTGTACATCCAGTTGAGCCCGAAATATAACCGCGTCGCAGGTGCCCCAGCGCAAGCTCCGGGTAGCAACGATCTCGATAACGAACTGGACTAG